Within the Candidatus Reidiella endopervernicosa genome, the region CGGCATCGGCGGCTGCGTGACCTGCGGTTCCCAACATTACGAGCGCGGCGCTCATCGCAATAAACTTCTTCATCTAACTAGCTCCTGTCGCCCCGTGGGCGTGGGTTTGGCTCACCATATTCGCTCCGCAAAGGTGCACAAGCACAAAATCAGAAGACCTTGACGCAGTGATAAGCATTTGGTCAAATTCTAAACTCCACTTTCAGCTATAATCGCCCTCCTTTATCGAGTGCAAAACGAAGAGAAAAATGGCCATCAATTTCCAACCCGCTCACTACACTATTAGCGCTGTCGAACTCAGCGGCTGTCCCGAGGACAGCGGTGCCGAGATCGCATTTGCCGGACGCTCTAACGCTGGTAAATCGAGTGCACTCAATGCGATAACCAACCAGAAGAGCCTTGCACGGGTGAGCAAAACACCCGGTAGAACCCAGGCGATCAACTATTTTGATATCGACTCGGAACACCGTCTGGTCGACCTGCCCGGCTACGGCTATGCCAAGGTGCCGGAGAAGATGAAGAAGAAGTGGCAGAAGCTGATGGGCGACTATCTGGGACAGCGTAAATGCCTACGCGGCGTAGTGTTAATGATGGATATCCGCCACCCACTGACCGATTTTGACCAGCAGATGATCGATTTTTGTGCCGAGACCAACCTGCCGCTGCACATCC harbors:
- the yihA gene encoding ribosome biogenesis GTP-binding protein YihA/YsxC; protein product: MAINFQPAHYTISAVELSGCPEDSGAEIAFAGRSNAGKSSALNAITNQKSLARVSKTPGRTQAINYFDIDSEHRLVDLPGYGYAKVPEKMKKKWQKLMGDYLGQRKCLRGVVLMMDIRHPLTDFDQQMIDFCAETNLPLHILLTKTDKLKRGAAQNTLLKVTRDLETVDADISIQLFSATKKTGVDQARAHLSEWLLSDSLIEEDE